A stretch of the Thiomicrorhabdus xiamenensis genome encodes the following:
- a CDS encoding delta-class carbonic anhydrase, which translates to MNTKIFAVMATTLLVTACQSNPHHEANSHGAVSDEVIAEQRAALAKNTAGKGFGPQAPRDIDSKAGNNTIAFSTAPASSAMNLCNIHFHKNAEHKGGEFTTFAGNGDGHGYLSGYKYNGTLTQAESHAVHEEICPSKHGALSVGDTIEVHYVYSTAQVTPGATLGSCLSDSIKNPQLRVEAQVYVLVNDKNALDFNELTQYGMKDGKYQALNIPGDTGTPVAYEGSTTGPGYNEKGSPFQVSWSVRPKVAKVNIETVGQWCQGNDFKEDHAHGVRNLVINPDLLSPMQ; encoded by the coding sequence TTGAATACAAAAATTTTTGCTGTTATGGCAACGACTTTATTGGTAACCGCCTGCCAATCCAACCCGCATCACGAAGCCAACTCACATGGAGCAGTGTCTGACGAAGTGATTGCCGAGCAACGTGCTGCTTTGGCGAAAAACACCGCTGGTAAAGGGTTTGGTCCGCAAGCTCCGCGCGATATCGACTCTAAAGCGGGCAACAACACCATTGCTTTCAGCACGGCACCCGCTTCTAGCGCTATGAACCTGTGTAATATCCACTTCCACAAAAATGCGGAACATAAAGGCGGGGAGTTCACCACTTTTGCCGGTAATGGAGATGGCCACGGTTATCTTAGCGGGTATAAATACAACGGTACTCTAACGCAAGCGGAATCGCATGCTGTCCATGAAGAGATTTGTCCGAGCAAGCATGGCGCGCTTTCGGTTGGTGATACGATCGAAGTTCACTACGTATATTCCACGGCACAGGTCACACCGGGAGCAACTCTGGGATCATGTTTGAGTGACAGCATCAAAAACCCACAGCTGCGTGTAGAAGCTCAGGTTTATGTATTGGTTAACGATAAGAACGCTTTGGATTTTAACGAGTTGACTCAATACGGCATGAAAGACGGCAAATATCAGGCATTGAATATTCCTGGCGATACCGGAACGCCGGTCGCTTATGAAGGTTCAACCACCGGTCCTGGCTACAATGAAAAAGGCTCGCCTTTCCAGGTTTCATGGTCGGTTCGTCCAAAAGTAGCCAAGGTGAATATCGAAACAGTTGGCCAGTGGTGCCAGGGTAACGATTTTAAAGAAGACCATGCGCATGGCGTAAGAAACCTGGTGATCAACCCGGATCTTCTGTCTCCTATGCAATAA